Part of the Planctomyces sp. SH-PL62 genome, TCCGCGTCGCGGGCGCCTCGCAACTGAAGCTCGTCGTCGACTTCGGCGCGGGCCAGGACGCCGGCGACCGCGTGATCTGGGCCGACGCCCGCCTCTTCCGCGCCGACGTCCCCACCACGGCCGCGAACGATCCGAGGGACGACCGATGAATCCGAAATCCGAAGGCGATCCGACCCCAACGCCCTGCCCCCTCTCCGGCGCGGGCCGAGCCGCTCGCGTGGGCGTCGCCCTCTGCTCCATCGCCCTGTTCATCGCGCCCGCCTGGGCCGAGGAGCCCGCCGCGAAGCCTCGCGACGAGGCGCCGACGCAGTCGCCGATCGAGGCGTTCGACGTCTCGATCTGGGTCGGCAACCCCTCGCAGGCCACGCTCAACGCCGCCAAGTACTACCGCAACGCCATGCCCGGCGTCGTGGGGACGAGCCGGCCCAAGCTTGATGACGCGAAGCCCGCGGACAAGGGCGCCGAGCGGTTCCCCATCGCGCCGATCTCGTTCGTCCAGTTCTTCGGCGAGCCCTGCCGCGACGTGGACGTCGACCTCAAGATCAACAAGGGGAGTTTCCTGGCCCACTGGCCCGCCGGCAAGGAGCTCGCCGGCCGGATCCGCTGGTTTGGGTCCGAGCTGACCGCCGAGCCCCCCGCCGGCATCCCCCCAGCTACCTGCCCGACGACGGCGGCGTCCTGAGCCTTCTGCGCGCCAACCCCGCCGCGCTCTACCTCAAGAACGAGTCGCGGTTCGAACGGTTCGTCGCGTACGACGCCGAGCCGACGCTGCCGGTCCCCGTCCGCCTCCGGGGCGGGCCGGACGAATACACGCTGCAAAACATGAGCAACCGCCGACTCCTCGACGTCGCCGTGATCGCCCCCTCCGCGGACGGCTTCCGCGTCGGCTGGCTCGACGAGCTCCCGTCCGCGACCGCCGCGAAGGCCGACGTGGAGAAGGCGGAAGCCGAGAAGAAGGAGGCGGAGAAGAAGGCCGAGGCCGGGAAGCGGCCCGACCCGGCGAAGCAGGCCGAGGAGCTGTTCCAGGAAGCGGCCAAGGGCGAGGAGGAGAAGCCGAAGGACGACGCGCCTCCCCCCCTGCCCGCCGAGGGAGACGCCGAGATCCGCGCCCGAGTCGACCAATTTCTCAACCGGCCGATCACCGTGGCCGTCGAATCCGCCCCCCGGCGCGACCTGCTGAGGATGGTCGCCGAGCAGAGCCGGCTCCGCCTGGAGTTCGATGACAAGACGCTGGCGAAGGACAAGGTGGAGATCGACAAGCCGACCAGCCTGAAGGCGGCGGGAATCCCCGCGCGGGACGCCCTGGCCGACCTGCTCGGCGGGGTGGGCCTGAGCTACCGCGTCACCGAGGCGGGCCGACTGTTCATCACCACCGCCGCCAGGCTCGCCGAGGCGAGCGAGAAGACCGGCGGCCCCGTGGAAGGCCCCCCCGTCAAGCTCGGCATGTCGCAGCCTCTCAAGGCGGCCGACCCTTCGTACCGCGAGTTCACCCGCGACGCCCTGGCCCGGCGCCTCGAAGGCCGAGGGCTCCGCAAGGACCTCGTCACGCTCCTCCTCGACCGCTACGGCGAAGACCTGTTCGAGCCCGGCGAGCTGATCGTCCTGGCCCAGCTCTCGCGCGAGGCGATCGACGAGGCCGTGCCGCTCGACGTCTTCCCGCCGCCGAGGAAGCTCACGCGGGCGGCGCTGGTGGTCGTCCACGGCATCGACCCTCGGCTCCAGGACCGCGCCAAGGAACTCGTCCGGCAACTCGGCGACCCCTCGTGGAAGTCCCGGGAGACGGCCGAGTCTCGACTCCTCGCTCTCGGCCCGGCCGCCGTCCCGGCGCTGGAGGAAGGTCTTCGCGACAAGGACGTCGAGGTCGTCTACCGCGTCGAGCGTCTCCTGATGAAGCTCAACCGCAACGTCCCCTGAGCCCTCCCTATACCCCGGGTATCACGCGCCAAGACTTGGGATTCGCGCCGAACGGCGCCTCCCTATACCCGGGGTATAACGCCGCGCGAAGACGTCATCGTGAGGGCCGCGATGCTGGTTCCATTCGTCGTCTACCTCGTGATCGTCCTGATGGTCGTCGTTCCGATCGGCTGGTTCGCCTCCGAGTTTCAGGAGCGTCGCTGGTTGCGACTTGCTCTCGGGACGTTCGCGATCCTCCTGAGCTTCGGCGTCGCTCTTCTCATCGGCGCGACGTTCGAGCGGCTCAATTCCAACGCCTGGTTCGGGGAGGCCACCGGGAACTTGCTCCAGGCGACGGTCGTCGAACTGGAAGCGGGCCGACCGGAGAATGCCCTTCGGTCGCTGAAGCAGCTTCAACAGGAGTATCGACCCACCTACGAGAACCGGGCGCGGTACGACGTCCTCGTCGAGGAAGCCGTGGCCCGGATGCGGACGGCCCCCTGACGACGAGGGCCTATACCCCGCGTATAGGGACGGCATCGCTCGCACGGTCCTCGGAATTCCAGGCCCGAACCCTTGCAGGAGGAGAGCTCATGCGTCATCGCCGCCTGGCCCACTGGGTCGTCCTCGTCGCGACTGTGGTCGGCGCGTGCCAGGCCGGCGAACCCCCGCGACGCTTCGCCTCGTGGAAGGAGAAGGAGGCGAAGGTCGTCGTCTTCTCGCCCGACGGTCGGTCGCTGGTCTCTTCCGGCGACGAGGGCCATCGGCTCCGCGATGCGGCGACCGGCGAGGTTCGGGCCGTCCTGAACACGCCTCCCATGAAGCTCGTCACCAAGGTGGAGTTCTCGCCGGACGGGCGGCTCCTCTTCGCCCAGGCGGCCTCGGATCGCGAACGGCCCCTGATCGTCCACGATCTCAAGGTCTGGGACGTGGCGACGGGCGAACTCCGGGACGTGTTCCCCTACGTCGCCGAGCATCTGGACGAGGGTAGCTTCGCGCTTTCCGGCGACGGCCGCTGGCTTGCCTTCGTCGACAACTCCGAGCGGCTCCCCGCGCAGGTGAAAACGGGGCGAATCGTCATCGACGGTCGGCACAACCTCGATATCTCCTCGAACGGGCACCGCGCCCTGCCGCGCGTGAAGATCTGGGACGTCTCGCGCCGGAAGGAAGTCGCCGTGGTGGACGGCGGCCTCCCGCTCGCCTTCTCCCCGGACGGCGAAGTGCTTGCCACGGGCGACCGAGATTGGCGGACCCCCGTGGCCAAGCTCTGGTTCACGAAAGTCGGTCGGCTTCCGGCGGAACTCCAGGATCGATCGCCGGGCCTCTGGCCCCTCGTCTTCTCGCCCGACGGCCGATTCCTGGCTTCGGGGGAGCACGTCGAGAAATCCCTCTGGGACGTCCGCGACGGCCGCCGCTGGCCCATCGAGACCAGTTCGTCGTCGCAACGGCCGGCTTTCAGCCCGGACGGCAAGCTGTACTTTCCGAACGGGATTCCCAGCATGGATCCGCATCTCGGCGGGCCGAAGGAGTCCTTCTGTTTCGACCTCTCCGCGATGCCGCCCAGTCGGATCAACCTGGGGGTCGGCGAGATGGTCGTCTCCCACGACGGGCACCGGTACGCGGCTATTCAAGGGGAGAGTGGCGGGCCAGATCCACGCACCGTAATCCTGCGCGATCTCCCCTCGGGGCGCGAGACCGGCCGCCTCGACGTGACGGGTTTGATGGGGGCCAGGTTCTCGCCCGACGGCCGATGGCTGGCGCTCCTCACGGCGCGTCAGGTGGCGGCCCATTCGATATGGCAGGTCCGGCTCGTCGACCCGGCCACGGCTCGCGTGCATGTCGAGATTCCCAGCACCGGTCCGAACTGGGGAAACTACGGCTGGACGTTCTCCCCAGACGGAATGACGCTGGCCGTCTTCTATCGGACGGGGAGCAATTCCTACCGACCGGGCGATCCGGAGCCCTCCGACCGGCCCATGAACGCGGAAGTCTGGGCGATCCCACCTCGCTGACGGCGAACCGCCAATGGCTTATACCCCGCGTATAGGGGCCGCTTGTCGAGAGGCCTCGCAGGTTCGGGCTGCGCGTCGGACGCTTCCGCCAGTGCTCGGGGTCGCCCTCGATCTCCCCCATGAGGCGTCGGGCAACGGGGCTGGGAGGGCGGGGGCCTTGCTTCCAGGAGCGTACCGTGTTGGGGATGCCGCCAGCGTAAACCGCGGGCCATTCGCGTGGCGAGGCTATACGCGGGGTATACGGACGAACCTCGAAGCGGAATTCTGAAATCCGGATCGCTCGCGCGGCGATCCTATTCCACGGAAGGCGCGAACGAACCCAATCGAAGCCAATCCCGGAAGTCCGAGAGGAGGGCGGCCGGTCGGAGCGAGACGGTCGGCGGATCGCGGGAACACCGCCCCAAGGACCACGAAATGCGCCGAACGAACCCAATTTCGGCGGACGACACGGTCGCCCATGACGAGGGCGGGGGCGGCTGGGACGACGTGCGGAGCAGGGGGTATACGCGGGGTATAGGCGCGGAGGCAGGCACGCGTCGGGGGCGGAACGTCGAGGTTTGGAGGGCGGACCGGAAAGGCTTATACCCGGGGTATAGCCCGTCCGATACAGGCTCCTGTGATCTCGGATTCCGGGGAGGAGGACGCATGCCGGTCATCACGGCCTTGAATCAGAAGGGGGGGGTCGGAAAGACCTCCACCTGCTACCACCTCGCGGGGGCGCTGGCCCTCATCGGGAGGCGCGTGTTGCTGGTCGACAACGACCCGCAGGCGAGCCTCACGCAGGGGTTCCTGGGGCCCCAGGCGACGCGGGCGCTCGACCCGGCCGAGACCATCGCCGCCGTCTATCACCAGGAGGCGGTCGCGGAGCAGGTGATCCGGGGGACCCACGTCCCGGGGGTGGATTTGCTGTGCGGCGGCCGGGCCGCGGGGAGCTTCAACGTCCCCGACCCGCATCTCGTCGACTGGCCGCTCCAGACGGCGCTCCGGGACTTCCTGGCCGACGTCGTCGATCGTTACGACCTCGTGATGATCGATTGCCCGCCGAACCTGCACCTGGCCTCGTGGACCTCGCTGGTGGCCAGCGACGCGTTGCTCGTCCCGCTCCAGCCCGAGGACTTCGGGGCCCAGGGGATCGCCGACGTCCAGGAGTCGATCGACCGGGTCGTCGCCGGACCCAACCCGGGCCTCAAGCTCCTGGGGTTCCTGGTCACGATGTCGAACCCCCGCCTCTCCGTCCACAAGGGGTTCGAGCAGCTCTTGCGGACCCATTACGGCGACGACGTGTTCACCACGACCGTCCCGATCTCGACCGACTACAAGGAAGCCATCGTCCAGCGCACGCCGGTCGCGCAGTACAAGCCCAGGGGGGCGGCGACCAAGGTCATGAAGGCGCTGGGCGAGGAGATCTTCGC contains:
- a CDS encoding WD40 repeat domain-containing protein produces the protein MRHRRLAHWVVLVATVVGACQAGEPPRRFASWKEKEAKVVVFSPDGRSLVSSGDEGHRLRDAATGEVRAVLNTPPMKLVTKVEFSPDGRLLFAQAASDRERPLIVHDLKVWDVATGELRDVFPYVAEHLDEGSFALSGDGRWLAFVDNSERLPAQVKTGRIVIDGRHNLDISSNGHRALPRVKIWDVSRRKEVAVVDGGLPLAFSPDGEVLATGDRDWRTPVAKLWFTKVGRLPAELQDRSPGLWPLVFSPDGRFLASGEHVEKSLWDVRDGRRWPIETSSSSQRPAFSPDGKLYFPNGIPSMDPHLGGPKESFCFDLSAMPPSRINLGVGEMVVSHDGHRYAAIQGESGGPDPRTVILRDLPSGRETGRLDVTGLMGARFSPDGRWLALLTARQVAAHSIWQVRLVDPATARVHVEIPSTGPNWGNYGWTFSPDGMTLAVFYRTGSNSYRPGDPEPSDRPMNAEVWAIPPR
- a CDS encoding ParA family protein, which translates into the protein MPVITALNQKGGVGKTSTCYHLAGALALIGRRVLLVDNDPQASLTQGFLGPQATRALDPAETIAAVYHQEAVAEQVIRGTHVPGVDLLCGGRAAGSFNVPDPHLVDWPLQTALRDFLADVVDRYDLVMIDCPPNLHLASWTSLVASDALLVPLQPEDFGAQGIADVQESIDRVVAGPNPGLKLLGFLVTMSNPRLSVHKGFEQLLRTHYGDDVFTTTVPISTDYKEAIVQRTPVAQYKPRGAATKVMKALGEEIFARLAAAADATHAAGEAA